Proteins encoded in a region of the Acidimicrobiales bacterium genome:
- the ilvN gene encoding acetolactate synthase small subunit, whose protein sequence is MAVKHHTLSVLVENKAGVLTRIAGLFARRGFNIYSLAVAPTDDERFSRITIVVDVESKPLEQITKQLFKLINVVKINELDPDDSVERELVLATVRAGAGGTRGQVIELVQVFEGKIVDVGSDQLTVMVAGTPSKVDDFEDLMRPYGIIELQRTGRVALPKLERQAPRLRSVSGKVG, encoded by the coding sequence ATGGCGGTGAAGCACCACACCCTGTCGGTCCTGGTCGAGAACAAGGCCGGCGTCCTCACCCGCATCGCCGGCCTGTTCGCCCGCCGCGGGTTCAACATCTACTCGCTGGCGGTGGCGCCCACCGACGACGAGCGGTTCTCCCGGATCACCATCGTGGTGGACGTCGAGTCCAAGCCGCTGGAGCAGATCACCAAGCAGCTGTTCAAGCTGATCAACGTGGTGAAGATCAACGAGCTCGACCCCGACGACTCGGTCGAGCGCGAGCTGGTGCTGGCCACCGTGCGGGCCGGCGCCGGCGGCACCCGGGGCCAGGTCATCGAGCTGGTGCAGGTGTTCGAGGGCAAGATCGTCGACGTGGGGTCCGACCAGCTGACCGTGATGGTGGCCGGCACCCCGTCCAAGGTCGACGACTTCGAGGACCTCATGCGACCCTACGGGATCATCGAGCTGCAGCGCACCGGCCGGGTGGCGCTGCCCAAGTTGGAGCGGCAGGCACCGCGCCTGCGCAGCGTGAGCGGGAAGGTGGGTTAG
- the ilvC gene encoding ketol-acid reductoisomerase, with the protein MVARISYENDADPGLVGSRKVAVIGYGSQGHAHALNLKDSGIDVRVGLREGSSSKAKAEAAGLAVRTVAEATAEADLVMILLPDTEQQAVYDESIAPNLSEGDAIFFAHGFNIRFNLITPPAGVDAAMVAPKGPGHLVRRTYTEGGGVPALIAVAQDASGKARDLALSYAHALGATRAGVLETTFEEETETDLFGEQVVLCGGLTALVMAGYETLVDAGYQPESAYFECLHELKLIVDLMYENGIAGMRFSISDTAEYGDVTRGPRIINDGVKAEMQKILEEIRSGRFAEEWIAENRAGRPRFEELRAAGKEHPIEKVGAELRAMMPFISAGRQRPEDVSGG; encoded by the coding sequence ATGGTGGCCAGGATCTCCTACGAGAACGACGCCGACCCGGGCCTGGTCGGCAGCCGCAAGGTCGCCGTGATCGGCTACGGCTCGCAGGGCCACGCCCACGCGCTGAACCTGAAGGACTCGGGGATCGACGTCCGGGTCGGCCTGCGGGAGGGGTCGTCGTCGAAGGCCAAGGCCGAGGCGGCGGGACTGGCCGTGCGTACGGTCGCCGAGGCCACCGCCGAGGCCGACCTCGTGATGATCCTGCTGCCCGACACCGAGCAGCAGGCGGTCTACGACGAGTCCATCGCCCCCAACCTCTCGGAGGGCGACGCCATCTTCTTCGCCCACGGCTTCAACATCAGGTTCAACCTCATCACGCCGCCCGCCGGCGTCGACGCGGCCATGGTCGCCCCCAAGGGGCCCGGCCACCTGGTGCGGCGCACCTACACCGAGGGCGGCGGCGTGCCGGCGCTCATCGCCGTGGCCCAGGACGCCTCGGGCAAGGCCCGCGACCTCGCCCTGTCGTACGCCCACGCCCTGGGGGCCACCCGGGCCGGCGTGCTCGAGACGACGTTCGAGGAGGAGACGGAGACCGACCTGTTCGGCGAGCAGGTCGTGCTGTGCGGCGGGCTCACCGCTCTCGTGATGGCCGGCTACGAGACGCTCGTCGATGCCGGCTACCAGCCCGAGTCGGCCTACTTCGAGTGCCTCCACGAGCTCAAGCTGATCGTCGACCTCATGTACGAGAACGGGATCGCGGGCATGCGGTTCTCGATCTCCGACACGGCCGAGTACGGCGACGTCACCCGGGGCCCCCGCATCATCAACGACGGCGTGAAGGCCGAGATGCAGAAGATCCTCGAGGAGATCCGCTCCGGCAGGTTCGCCGAGGAGTGGATCGCCGAGAACCGGGCCGGCCGTCCTCGGTTCGAGGAGCTGCGGGCGGCCGGCAAGGAGCACC
- a CDS encoding acetolactate synthase large subunit: MRHCAHRARHHPHPRSHLTHAAFPAACVTTSQPGGRFRSRLRPPRDHSDQRTQGSAETMKLTGAQALIKSLEMEGVEVMFGLPGGAILPVYDPIIDSTIRHVLVRHEQGAGHMAEGYAHVTGRPGVAIVTSGPAATNIVTPLCDAYMDSIPMVVVTGQVPSTNIGSDAFQECDTTGITMSVTKHNWLVMDAQDIPRIVREAFHIATTGRPGPVLIDVPKDVSMQTMDWYWPEGVDLPGYKPTTIGHPRMIKEAARLVGESRRPVIYAGGGILKARAAEALKAFAELTGIPVVTTLMARGAFPDRHPLCLGMPGMHGNYTAVTAMQRADLLIALGSRFDDRVTGKVSGFAPDARIIHVDIDPAELGKVRRPDVPIVGDCRRVVEELVKAVEALGGAASQPDRTEWTTQLRQWQEQYPLHYEQSFDEGGALKPQYVLEQLRDNTPDDCIVVSGVGQHQMWTSQYWKFDHPYTWVNSGGLGTMGFAVPAAIGAKVGMPDRMVWAVDGDGCFQMTAQELVTAAAERIPVKVAILNNAYLGMVRQWQEMFYEERYSEVYLSPDLPDYVKWAEAMGCVGLRVEHPEDVLPAIEKANSIDDRPVVIDFRTDSSEKVYPMVAAGTSNDEIIVDPAHGEGGR; encoded by the coding sequence TCGTTTTCGTTCCCGGCTACGGCCACCCCGAGACCACAGCGACCAACGGACCCAAGGAAGCGCAGAGACCATGAAGCTGACCGGAGCCCAGGCCCTCATCAAGAGCCTCGAGATGGAAGGCGTGGAGGTGATGTTCGGCCTCCCGGGCGGGGCCATCCTCCCCGTCTACGACCCCATCATCGACTCCACCATCCGCCACGTCCTCGTGCGCCACGAGCAGGGTGCCGGGCACATGGCCGAGGGCTACGCCCACGTCACCGGGCGCCCGGGCGTCGCCATCGTCACCAGCGGCCCGGCAGCCACCAACATCGTCACCCCGCTCTGCGACGCCTACATGGACTCCATCCCCATGGTGGTCGTCACCGGGCAGGTGCCGTCCACCAACATCGGGAGCGACGCGTTCCAGGAGTGCGACACGACCGGGATCACCATGTCGGTCACCAAGCACAACTGGCTGGTGATGGACGCCCAGGACATCCCCCGCATCGTCCGTGAGGCGTTCCACATCGCCACCACCGGCCGGCCCGGGCCGGTGCTGATCGACGTCCCCAAGGACGTGAGCATGCAGACGATGGACTGGTACTGGCCGGAGGGGGTCGACCTCCCCGGCTACAAACCAACCACCATCGGCCATCCGCGCATGATCAAGGAGGCGGCCAGGCTGGTCGGCGAGTCCCGCCGGCCCGTGATCTACGCCGGAGGCGGCATCCTCAAGGCCCGGGCGGCCGAGGCCCTCAAGGCCTTCGCCGAGCTCACCGGCATCCCCGTGGTCACCACCCTGATGGCCCGGGGCGCCTTCCCCGACCGCCACCCGCTGTGCCTGGGCATGCCGGGCATGCACGGCAACTACACGGCCGTCACCGCCATGCAGAGGGCCGACCTGCTCATCGCCCTCGGTTCGCGCTTCGACGACCGGGTCACGGGCAAGGTCTCCGGGTTCGCACCCGACGCCAGGATCATCCACGTCGACATCGACCCGGCCGAGCTGGGCAAGGTCCGCCGCCCCGACGTGCCGATCGTGGGCGACTGCCGGCGGGTCGTCGAGGAGCTGGTCAAGGCGGTCGAGGCCCTCGGTGGCGCCGCCTCCCAGCCCGACCGCACCGAGTGGACGACCCAGCTGCGGCAGTGGCAGGAGCAGTACCCGCTGCACTACGAGCAGTCCTTCGACGAGGGGGGCGCCCTCAAGCCCCAGTACGTGCTCGAGCAGCTGCGGGACAACACCCCCGACGACTGCATCGTCGTGTCCGGCGTGGGCCAGCACCAGATGTGGACCTCGCAGTACTGGAAGTTCGACCACCCCTACACGTGGGTGAACTCGGGCGGCCTCGGCACCATGGGCTTCGCCGTGCCCGCGGCCATCGGCGCCAAGGTCGGCATGCCGGACCGCATGGTCTGGGCCGTCGACGGCGACGGCTGCTTCCAGATGACCGCCCAGGAGCTGGTGACGGCGGCGGCCGAGCGCATCCCCGTCAAGGTCGCCATCCTCAACAACGCCTACCTGGGCATGGTCCGCCAGTGGCAGGAGATGTTCTACGAGGAGCGCTACTCCGAGGTGTACCTGTCGCCCGACCTGCCCGACTACGTGAAGTGGGCGGAGGCCATGGGGTGCGTCGGGCTGCGGGTGGAGCACCCCGAGGACGTCCTGCCCGCCATCGAGAAGGCCAACTCGATCGACGACCGGCCCGTGGTCATCGACTTCCGCACCGACTCGTCGGAGAAGGTGTACCCGATGGTCGCCGCCGGCACGTCCAACGACGAGATCATCGTCGACCCGGCGCACGGCGAAGGGGGGCGGTGA